ATTTAGATAAAGATGTATTGGGGCTGGGCTGAAACGGAAATGACGATCATTGAAAAAAATATCACTATAAATTCTGCATTACTTAACCGCGAGGTTACCTGCACGCTGGTTATGCCCGATGAGCAGGAACTCACCGAGCCACTGAACCTGTTGTTATTGAACGACGGGCAGGAGCTGGAAAATCTACAGTTATTGACAACGCTGGAGCAATTGTATAACACCAATCGCATCAAACCCGCGCTGGTGGTAGCTATACATGCAGGTGAAGATCGTATACAGGAATATGGCGTAGCCGGTAAACCTGATTTTAAAAAGCGTGGCTCCAAAGCTGATGTTTATACTGAATTTATAAAAACCGAACTGCTGCCGCAGGTTAAAGAACAAACCGGTATCAGTGATTTTGAAACCACGACTTTCGCCGGATTTTCCTTAGGAGGCCTTTCGGCTTTTGATATTGGATGGAACAATAGCGAAGAGTTTGATAAAGTAGGCGTGTTTTCCGGATCATTCTGGTGGCGGAGCAAAGATCTGGCTAAAGGCTATACCGATGCCGACCGGATCATGCATTCAGTTATCAGGAACACTACCGGTAAACCCGATCTTCAATTCTGGCTGCAAACCGGTACCAGAGATGAAACTACCGACCGCAACAAGAATGGCATCATCGATGCTATTGACGACACCATCGATCTGATCAAAGAGCTGGAAAACAAAGGTTATACCCGTCCCAATGATATACAATATGTGGAGCTGGTTGGCGGCACCCATGACACGGCCACCTGGGCCAAAGCACTGCCTAAGTTTTTGATCTGGGCTTTTGGACGGTAACGATTGCTATGTAAAATTTAGTTAATCAGTAGGTTAAAAGAATCGGCGTTTATGCTGTTTTGGTAATTTAATTGTATAAAAGTTTGTGTATAAATTGACAATCCTTTAAAATGCCATATATTAAGCTTACCTTTGCGCCAAATTTTAGGGAGCATTTTCATGCAAA
This region of Mucilaginibacter inviolabilis genomic DNA includes:
- a CDS encoding alpha/beta hydrolase, which produces MTIIEKNITINSALLNREVTCTLVMPDEQELTEPLNLLLLNDGQELENLQLLTTLEQLYNTNRIKPALVVAIHAGEDRIQEYGVAGKPDFKKRGSKADVYTEFIKTELLPQVKEQTGISDFETTTFAGFSLGGLSAFDIGWNNSEEFDKVGVFSGSFWWRSKDLAKGYTDADRIMHSVIRNTTGKPDLQFWLQTGTRDETTDRNKNGIIDAIDDTIDLIKELENKGYTRPNDIQYVELVGGTHDTATWAKALPKFLIWAFGR